From Impatiens glandulifera chromosome 7, dImpGla2.1, whole genome shotgun sequence:
CCACcaaaattctaataataataataaaacaagaaaTGAAAGGGTTATTTTACCATTTGCAAGATCTAACAAAAAGTCTGCGGGATTCATTGCTACTGATGGAACATAACCAAcacttgaaaaatatttcattgCATCGTTCCCTTTTCCAAAGTAGGCCAGATTTCCTTCCGATAATAATATCACCTTatcaaacatataaaaaagGCGACTCGATGGTTGGTGAATCGTCATGACGATCGTCCTTCCACCGGCATGCGCCAACTCCCAAAGCGTCGACACTATCCTTTGAGCCGTGGTTGAGTCTAGGCCAGAAGTAGGCTCATCGAGAAACAAAAGACTCGGGTTAATTAACATCTCTTGACCTATACTAACCCTTTTCCTTTCTCCCCCGGACACACCCCTAAGAAAAGGTCTCCCAATTATACTATTCTTACACTTTGTTAGTCCGAGTTGGGCAATGATAGCCTCAGCATGCTCGACCTTCTCTTCCTTCCTCAGGCTGTTTGGCAGCCTGAGAAGAGCAGTGAAAACTAGGGTTTCCGTAACCGTAAGATGTGGATAAAGAACATCGTCTTGGGTTACAAAACCGGTGTTTCTCTTCATAGTATTTGAGAACGGTCTGTCATTGTAGGTCATTTTCCCCGTCAGCTGCCCGCTTACAAGGCGGCCGCCTAGGGCAGTGAGCAACGTCGTCTTGCCACTACCCGACGGTCCAAGCATGGCCAGCATTTCGCCTGGACTGACTATTCCACTGACTCCTTTCAAGATTATTTTCTCATTCGACTTCTTGTTCTTGATAAATGACCCCGTGTTTCTAGGTTTAACCTTGTAAACAACATCTTCAAACTAACGCAATAaagacaaaacaaaaaaatatacaacattacttgttaaaaaaaagaaagataaacatatattaattgaactattgtttataattatgttaCATATAGAAAATGTGTTTGCTAGATTTCAAATCTAAGACTTAAACCCTATAAAAATGAACCCGCTTCAAGGCTTAACCTTGTAAATAACATCTTTAAACTAACgcaataaaaccaaaaaaaaatacaacattaCTCGTTAAGAAAAGAAagataaacatatattaattgaaatgttgtttattatatatgttacaTGTAGAAAATGTGTTTGCTAGATCTCAAAACTAAAACTCAACcattaattatacaataaattaaatgtacTAAAACACGATTAAACCCTAGAAAAATAAACCCGTGTTTATAAGTTTAACCTTGTAAATAACATCTTCAACAAACGcaacaaaaacaaaaccaaaaatacaaaattagtaGTTAAGTAAAGAAagataaacatatattaattaaactattgtTTATTAtgttacatataaaaaaatgtgtttgttaGATCTCAAATCTAAGACTCAATcattaattatacaataaattaaatgtacTAAAACACAGTTAAACCCTAGCAAATGAAGTAATATCTGAAACTGAATCATTCTATTTTATGCATGCACATATAATAGTATTAAAGTTTCCCTATCAAATGACAAGTTTGCCCTTTTCAATACCAAGATTATACATCATTAGAAATCAAATTCAATAtatccaagaaaataaaaaagaaagaaagattgaTCAGTTTATAATCTCTTCAATACATGATAAACAAATGTTGATTTCGATACCTTCAATGTAACAGGATGATTAGCTTTCTTGAAGATGGTGGGCCCTTCTTTATGTTCTTGCATTTTTGTCTGATGTtgatcttcatcatcataatgTTGATCTTCATCATCAGTAACTTCAAGTTGAATGTTCAACATTTGATCTTAAAAAAATAGGTTTCTCAAGAACAGATCAAGACTCTATCTTTATCTTTCTTCGGAATGTGGGTCTCTCTCTCTCAATCGATCTGGATTAGTTAGGTGTTTTCAACCATGCATTAACGATCGGGTCACCGattgagaagagagagagagaattaaTGAGGTTAATTTCTGGGTAGATGGAAacttaattaaaagtaaaatctTGAAATGAATGGCACGAGAATTCAAGTCATGCAAGAGATATGAGAGGGTGGCACCTGTGTGTCTTATCAGAGGTTTAATTAATGTTAACTGTTTCAGACTTTCCCggatcttttctctctctatatatctCTAATCTCGCTCACCcgttgaaataattaatatattatatattcaatcaaataaaacataaaaatcatTTAGAAATATAAGCTGAAATCTATAATTCACAAGTTTAATTTGGCTTGATTTGactgagttatttgaataactagaaaaaataatgaaaagaaaatgattttttatttttatattaaaaagtatttttatatataaataataatttaaaataaaataaaagtaattttaatattttaattaattaattaaataatataatagataaaaatgaaagtgaaaatgatgtttgaattatttaaataattcaaaccaaACAAAGCTTAATTGTTGACttcaataaaattcaaaattttgaaacaaGCATTAAATTTGAATGTAGGTTAGAggcttatttattatttatgatctCCACTTAATTATATAGTGGAATGCATGTATGCTTTCATTTCCAAAGCTCATAAATACTATTAATAGGTATGGGATGATCTATTGACTTGAAAATATAAGGATTATGCtgtattgatattttttaagtatctaattaattgatatatatgattttattttttaaaatttaacatgtaTTGACATTTGGTTTATTAGGTACAAAACTCATGATGGTTGAGTTATCTCTAgggtattatatatataataaatcgaTATTCGAATTTGAACTTGAAAAATATGAACAGAAAAATCTCGAAAATTCTATTAATTTTGGTTCGaacttgaataaaaataaaattcgagtTCGATACTATCAAACCATagttcaaaataattcaaattcgcACAATTATTCTAGTTAACATTTTCATCTTTTAACCTAAAGAAAAATAAGGTAAAAAATTGAAAGAGGGAAATGAGAGatttacttaatatatatatatatatatattactatttaattattaccgataaagaaattaaaagtgAGGACTAAAGAGTGAAGACTAAGGGGAAGATGATCTTTTATTGAGAGACGGCAtaaaaacaagtcaaataagTATTAggtttagaaaataaaatgtgatattttataaatatatttaaaagaaatgattaggtgagggaatttggtgagagaatgacctcaaataatttatctcttttctctttttcctcccacttttacactTCCAACCTGAATGTATGCCAAGTCATtttctcaccaaattccctctctctatcactcctctatatttaattagttttacaagatagatgatatatataattaaataaataaaatgtgtaaCATAATAAAGATGAGTGATATGTGGAGAGAAATTGGAAAAAACGTGAGAGATACAACTACATTGTCTACAAAAggaaaaaatgtgaaaaaattttctttttttaaacttgaattatatatatatatatatacatatatatatatatatatatattaattatgttgataaaaaaaaattcaaatgtagttaacaatgaatatatacatttttcatttgttctaatttattattattattaaaaagaatgcATTCTTctcaatctaaaataaaattataattcattttataaaaagaattatatctACATACACAATTAttgggaaaaaaaatatgtatagcTTATTCGGttaaggttatttaaataaactttggTTTAACAAAAAAAGATGTTAGAGAGGTGATGCTTTTGAAAAGATAAgtatttttgatataaatatataattataaaataaaagatattttaatattttagttaatatatttaattatatgattaattccataattaaattatgattgaatttaaaataaattattgaagtttaactttataataaagattgtttttaattaaagattaaacACTTTGGCTGAAAAATCATGACTTTGGTGatagaataaatattatatattctaatgACAATTGAACATGATTGAAATAGAAAGTTAATACAATCATGTCACAATGATTAATAGAAGACCTTATACATAAGGAGAATGTTTCCTTCAATTATTAGTGGTGGACTTTATGAAAACACACATGCATAGTAGTACATTACCAttggaaaattaatatatagaaaacATTTCCAAATTAATATGAAGAAAACATTCATTTTCATATTCAATGCAAacaatataataacattaaaatggAGAACTCAGGAAATGAGACATCATATAAGTTACCACTTGATTGAATGCATATGTCAACAAACACATGTCTATGTTCAAATTGAGTTGTGCTTAAACGTaccaataaaaacaatatatatatatatatagtaaaaacataaatcaatcatttttatttttccaatttaattaattcaattatttgtttatataattttgaaaaaaagtaaaatcCACTTTCATCCATAATCATTCTGAATAATTTGCTCAATATGATCAAGCTCCATATATCTAAATCAAAATGGAATTTGCTCCCCTTTATTAAATTCTGAAATAGGTCAACATATTAAGCAATTATCATAACTAAGAGTATAAGTAAAATTATAGAATAGTCTAAAACAAAATGAATATGTCTATTCCGAATCGAAAATCAATCAAATTGATCAAACCAAATGATCAACAGTTTATAAAATcgctaaatcaaactcaattaTTTGATATATCGATTTATGGTGGTCACCGCCAAACTGATTCACCGCtcatagttaaaattaaaaaataattatactgtACATAATTTAGCTAAGACTTATATacctaaacatttttttaataattaaatttcaaaatattatactaaaatatatataattgttatttatttatttttttaaattacatttttcaaagaaaatttaaagtataatcgtattatttaactataatttattttacactAATAAAATCGATCAAACCAACCGATCGAATCGATTTTCTTACCGATCAAAAACTAAATCCTCACtacttaaaattttctaaaaacaaaCTCACGTGAAATATAAACTGATCAAATGGAACCACTATATCCCTATTAATTATATCCTTTTAAAGGTGAGTTACACAGTGAAAAAGTGATCTTTATAGAAAGATTATACCGAGAGATGTATAAATCTTTCGATAAAATTCTCGACAGGAACCAAtcttttgttaataaaattatctatcgAGAGATGCATATAAATCATTcgttattagtattttttatcgAAAGATTTCCAAATATCTTTCGGCATTACCTCCATCCCctaaacacgaaaataattctacgTGTTAGGAAGAGCCAATAccgaaatattttcaaacatctTTCGGTACTCTACTAAAATACCGAAAGATGTTTGGAAATCTTCCGGTATTATCTCTTCCccccaaaacatgaaaataattctaagtgtttgaATGACGAATTAACGAAAGATATATTCAAATCTTTTGGTATTGACTCTTCCccccaaaacatgaaaataattcaaagtgtttgaatgaTGAATTAATGAAAGATATACTCAAATCATTTGGTATTGACTCTTCtcccaaaaacatgaaaataattataagtgttagAATGGGGAATTAGCGAAAGATATACcccaaatctttcggtattggctCTTCCCCAAAAgacatgaaaataattctaagtgttgaaatgGGAAATTAACGAAAGGTATAcccaaatctttcggtattggtTCATCCCCAAAAATATGAAactaattttaagtgttggaatGGGGAATTAACGAAATATATActcaaatctttcggtattgactcttcccaaaaaaacatgaaaataattctaagtgttggaatggAGAATTAGCGAAAGATATATCCATGTCTTTTGGTATATACTTAAcaaataccgaaagatgttTACAAATCTTCTGGTATATACTTCtttggtttttaatttttttagtgaattttcaatttattaacttatataaaCTCCTATCTAAGCTAATctcaagtgtgtgttattttctaaatatatggattgttattaattttataagtgtatatgattgtgtttgattatataaagaatatatgtatgtttgtgtttgatgataataaggaTGTGAgtagagtttgattataattaaggATGTGTTAgaattgtgtaatgttttaaaaatatcaaatgtgttaaatgaatgttgttcaaggttattagaaagtgaaacattaactaaattaacaaattaggaagtccaataccgaaagatttctaaaaaatcttTCGATATTGAGTGGTAATGCCGAAAGATAATGCCCATATCTCTCGGGATTGGACttcttaatttgttaatttaattggtcTTTTACTTTCTAATCTAAACTCCTAATTAAGTTAATctcaagtgtgtgttattttttaaatatatgaattgttattaattttataagtgtatACGATGGTAATtgattatctaaaaaaaaatatttaaatcagtTATATAAAATGTGGGTAATTGGGTtctatattcaaataaaattatttttttaatagtttttgaaaacatttttttgtagTCATAATTTATCTAGCTAATTATATAGTCACTAAACAAACAAGGAATGGGAGATCcgtatattatataaaagtattacaaaaacatttaatcattaattactAAATGTAACTAATTTCTAGTATTTGGTGAGACAATTATAACAATGcaacatttataatataaaattataaatttaaattaaattaggccactattaaataaattatttattcttgAAATTGATTAACATGCATGGTTGACTACTTGACTCAATAGTGTGATTTTACTCAATTTAAGTAGATCGAGGCTAGCTTGAAAATATTTGGGCTTGTATTTTGGCCCgaagaatatataaattattcatcttgtataaaatattacatttttaatattttaactagatttagttataaaataatacagaTGCATCTTTAATACTctatactaataaaaataatattgtaagcAAACTAGTGAATATATATAGACAAtatcatctttagtaaatttattttgattaaaaacgagacataaaataatatctaaagataattatatatgaacTGAGAATTCGGATTGATTCAATAACCATGTCAATCATTCTTTTAATTCAGAGAACACAAGCGATTGTGAAgagtgatatatttttatttatacatggaaaaaaaataatatgactCTATGCGAAAAGTTGTTTATACTAATTAGCTTAGGACTAATAAATTGTTATGATGAAATAAACAAACACGATTCTAACTTatagaaggaaaaaaaaaaataaagagaaaaagaaatgcCAACAAAAGATTTCGCACAATAGTGATTTTTTTGTATTCGAACTACACAAGGCTGTAAATAAGTTGTTTGGAATTGATAGGCAATTTGCACATTTGTGACCTCTTTTGATTTGGAGAATACACACGGTTGCGAAATATTGTTTACTAATAAGGCAATTCACACGCTAGTGACTTCTTTTGATTCtggaaatttttatttagagaaTAGAAATGATTGCGAGATATTGTTTACTAATAAGACAATTCGAAAGTAAGTTCACACGCTAGTGACTTCTTTTGATtctggaatttttttttttttggagaaTACAAACTTTTGCGCGAGATATTGTTTACTAATAAGACAATTCGCACGTAAGTGACTTCTTTTGATTCGGGAAAACACAAAACTGCACCAACAAAAAATAGTGTCAAAATTTATGCGGTGAAGGTGGATCGAACACCTGACCTTCAGATCTTCAGTCTGACGCTCTCCCAACTGAGCTATCCCCgcttatatttatacatttaatatgtatatgtataacaaaatatggtattttttgataatttttttttttatgctaATAACGTTAACTTCAATTATGCTACAAAATCCATAGTGGAGTGAATATGACGAATTAATCTAAGCCTTtctgatttttaattttgtatgtctaatattatatatatatattatagcaTTTATAAAATCGTTTTCATCTtaactagaaaaaaaatgtcattaaatAGAGACCGGTAGTTGAGGTTTTTAATTTCTAAGCgtttgaaagaaagaaagtagtTAGGATcatcattaaattaaatcacattttcaatgaatctaattgagaagagaataaaaagataatatcaGATCAAATGAAAGAAGATAAGTAATGTATTTTGGGCTAATTGGTTTTATGTTTCGGATTTTTATAGCCCGAATAATACTATAGTTAGTGGGTCGTTTGTTGCTTGTACCCTTCGATTGTGTTGGTGATCTTTTCTTGAGTATGTGTTCTTCCCTCACTTAGCAACAAATGAGATGAAATAATTGAATCTcgagttattttttattttttcaataaaaaattactcGAGATATGGAGGACCACTTACATATGTGCATCCTTTCATGATTTGTATGAATTTCTCACTATTTCAGTCATATATTTATAGGGTCTATTTTTACTTTGCAATATCTTTTTTGGCGTTGTTTATCAACCCTCggttaaagataattttaactaCCCCTCAGAATATTTGGTAGATATTTTTTCAATACCATTTTATTTGTTCGTTCAACTTGATCTACTTCAACACCCaatatttaaaaactcaaatgagTATGTCTTTTAAGGAACCCTCAACctattgtttgatgatttgattttttaattgggggttttatttttataaattgtttataatttgttatctagatattaattttttattttaatttatttatagatgttattttagattatttattaattaatttttttatgtgtaattcatttatatttgaatttaattagaataattccttataaaaaaatatttataatgttactTAGAGTATTTGATGTAGTTTATACGAAAAAATTTATTAActcatatatttcattttaagtataatttaattaatcaatcaaaatattaaaatatttattaaatttcttctaaaaaatgaatatcaaacaagcccttagtgtatgaatgttacaaaacatttatacaaacattatatattgatgaaaaaataaatccaTTACAAATTCAGTACAGATATAAGAAATTTGTGAATACTAACATGTATCCTGTGTatttgtacgagtaataatataaaaaggcatgaaaaaaaatattacggtaaaaattttataggcgggtcaacccacaatccgacccaagtatccatttactctcaaatatatccaaattaaccacatctctcgacccgacaatctggacactttaaaaattaagcattattatatatatatagattagttagttaaaaagttgaacttatatggttaaaatgtcacgcgtttatcaaattttaggttgaatttaaaatataaagtgttattagcctagttggttaaaaggttttacttgttttgttaggttgcaagttcgaactatACCTATAgccaacccaaaatccgacccaagtatccatttactctcacatatatccaaattaaccacagctctcgacccggcaatccggacactttaaaaattaatcatcattatatatatatatatatatatatattagttatttaaaaagttgaacttatattgttaaaatgtcacgcgtttatcaaattttgggttaaatttaaaatataaagtgttattaagctagttggttaaaaggtcatacttgtttttgttagattgcaagttcgaaccatacctatagcatttttaattttatttttaaccgttttaagtttgtgggagggtcaacccacaatccgacccaagtattaatttactctcacatatatccaaattaaccacaggtctcgactcggcaatccagacactttaaaaattaagtatcattatatatagagagatatagagatatatatagagagatacgaaagaaagaaagtgaatataaatcaattattaatttacagaaataacatttataattaattaattgcaaaatatatacttataataataaacaatagtAGGAATAAGATCTTTAATTGCATTGCAGGCTTCAAGCTCTTGGTGATTCCATCATGATGCTTTGTATCACATTATTAACTGCAATCGATACAATGTCTGACCAATTTCTGTTTATAATTAAGGTTCAACAACAAgagttttttaattagaaaaaaaaaacacaataatgtaaaatagtttaattatatataatattaatgtaaattaattaaacattatcaCGTATTCTTTAGTTCGTATAAAACATAAGACTTGCAACTTAGGTaattcaaatgacaaaacatctaataagatcaaaatttcaagttaaattctcattattattttgttttgagaatatgtttttattttgttgggtTTAAAGcaataaaatagttatttaaactCACCCTTTTTGGGAATCAAAGGCGAGACCAACGCTACACTTAGCCTCCTCAAGTGCGATCTCAAACCTCGCCTTTTCCGCACATGACCACTTCTTATACTCCGCCAATCTTAACTCAGATGGTTTTACATCGCAAAATATCGGAATAATTTTCTTCTTATGTTCCATCATTAACGCCAATTCGTGCAAACAATAATAGGAATCACAATACCTTGGAGAGAATACGGCTACACCAACCCTACAACCTTGGATGGCTTCATCGATTCTCGAAACCAACTTATCTCCCGGTTTCATAGTTTTCTTGTCCAAGAAAGGCCTAAGTCTCATGATCACGAGTTCGTCATATAATAGAGAGGctattgttttttttgtgtCGGCTCCCCGGTGGTTAATAAAAACATCGTAAGGCTGGACAGTTTTGGTGCCTTTAGAGGCTAGTATCGGTATTTTGATCAGGTTTCCAAGGGTAAGGAATTTCGTGGCTAGTTGTGAACTTTGCATGATTCTTTTATGTTTGTTGATTCATTTGCATGTAAAAGTTAGATGTAAAAGAATAAATGCTTAATTTATacctattaatttttttttaacaaaaatatgagATTTAACAGCCCTTCAAGCAAGTTAAAAGGAAACCTCTAAGAGCTAGGAAGCTAAAATCTCTTTTTTCGGGTGGAGTGCGATCCACGGTGGTATTCTGACTGATGATAGATGTATGTGTAATGGtcttatattaattagttgatGTCGTCTGTGTCTGAAGGATGTGGAGACGAACCCTCATCTCTTTTTACATTGTAAGGTGCCGCTAGTATTTGGAGTATTACAAGTATTCACTAGGTTATGCCGGAAACCATTAGTGCGTATTAAACGTGGATTGAGGCAATTAGATTTGGGGGCTTGAAATAATGGGGTTATATCCCCATTATTTTTTGGTAGGTAATTTGGTTGTAGAGAGAAATCGTAGAACCTTCAACAATCACAAATCATCATTGTTAATCATTCACAATACTATCATCCTAACATTATATGAGGTTCGATGTGGGAAGCCGACAAATTCAGTCGGAGAGCTCATTGTCTTTTTAGAAGATCTTCGTACacgttaattttgtattatttgtgtgattttttttacaaatgtaatatttttgtcaTTGTGCTTCAACTATTATcaatttcataatataattgcatagatcatttaaaaaaaatatataattctaataattaaatcactttaattatcaattaaaatattaaaaaataaaatatttttgtaattaaatttaaattttaaatatatataaaaaaacattttgataattcattttacaaaaattccaaataattattttttttcttttatcaaacaatattttcttaaatcttataaaaatcctaacaaacccaaaatcaaacaagtccCATACTTCAACTTTGCAACTAAATAACTTTGActgaaaaaaatgaaagtaataaatatatataaataactaaatatctttcaaaattttatagaattgtatttgttttaaatttatttttagttaacaAACCAAACGGAACTTCaataaatctcaataaaaaaataaaatcaatgttGATGACCAATAACTAGGAAAAACAGTTTGAATAGTAATATGTGGTCATAGCACTTGTTGACTAATGGCCAATTAAGAACAACCATTATCGACTATCATAAACatttaaattacaattaattttcagttatgtttatcaaatatatataagtaaatttatatgctattatttaatttttttaaattggattttttttaaattaactaattatcaATAgg
This genomic window contains:
- the LOC124946284 gene encoding TIR-only protein-like; translation: MQSSQLATKFLTLGNLIKIPILASKGTKTVQPYDVFINHRGADTKKTIASLLYDELVIMRLRPFLDKKTMKPGDKLVSRIDEAIQGCRVGVAVFSPRYCDSYYCLHELALMMEHKKKIIPIFCDVKPSELRLAEYKKWSCAEKARFEIALEEAKCSVGLAFDSQKGNWSDIVSIAVNNVIQSIMMESPRA